In one Arenibacter antarcticus genomic region, the following are encoded:
- the trpA gene encoding tryptophan synthase subunit alpha — translation MNRIQHQLQSDKKLFSIYFTAGYPNLNDTAKIIQDLESNGVDMIEIGLPFSDPLADGPTIQASSTQALKNGMTTTVLFEQLKDIRSSVNIPLIIMAYFNPILQYGVEAFCKKCQEVGIDGLILPDLPLDVYQEHYEAIFKKYGLINVFLITPQTSDARIAQIDKASEGFIYMVSSASVTGSSDGFGTVQESYFQRIAKMELISPQIIGFGISNSETFQQATKWAKGAIIGSAFIKYITKNGTNNIGNFVKQIISEK, via the coding sequence ATGAACAGAATACAACACCAATTACAATCGGATAAAAAATTATTCTCCATATATTTTACAGCAGGATATCCGAATTTGAACGATACTGCCAAAATAATTCAGGATTTGGAAAGCAATGGGGTTGATATGATAGAGATCGGATTGCCATTTAGCGATCCCTTGGCCGATGGCCCTACCATACAGGCTAGTTCTACCCAAGCCCTGAAAAATGGAATGACTACTACAGTTTTATTCGAGCAATTAAAAGATATAAGGTCATCGGTTAATATACCCCTGATTATTATGGCGTATTTTAATCCCATTTTACAATATGGAGTAGAAGCGTTCTGCAAAAAATGTCAGGAAGTAGGTATAGATGGACTTATTTTACCGGACCTGCCGTTAGATGTATATCAGGAGCACTATGAGGCTATTTTTAAAAAATACGGATTAATAAATGTTTTCCTAATCACTCCACAGACCAGTGACGCGCGTATTGCGCAAATAGACAAGGCCTCTGAGGGATTCATATATATGGTGAGTTCTGCTAGCGTCACCGGTTCGTCCGATGGCTTTGGTACCGTTCAGGAATCCTATTTTCAAAGAATTGCGAAGATGGAATTAATATCACCTCAGATAATTGGGTTTGGGATTAGTAATTCCGAAACTTTCCAGCAGGCTACTAAATGGGCAAAAGGTGCCATTATTGGCTCGGCATTTATTAAATACATCACCAAAAACGGCACCAACAACATTGGGAATTTTGTAAAGCAAATCATTAGTGAAAAATGA
- the trpC gene encoding indole-3-glycerol phosphate synthase TrpC — translation MNILDKIVVDKRKEVALKKSIIPASQLEASILFERTTFSLVDTLRNSTSGIIAEHKRRSPSRSVINQNNSVYDVAQGYEKAGACGMSVLTDGKYFGGSLDDLLLARASVQMPLLRKEFVVDEYQILEAKAYGADVILLIASILTREQIKALSQFAQSLALNVLLEVHNEEELHKSIMPSLDLLGVNNRNLKTFEVSLDTSKTLSALIPDDFVKVSESGISSVDAIKELLPYGYQGFLIGENFMKTDDPGESATQFIKQLTS, via the coding sequence ATGAATATACTGGACAAAATAGTTGTTGATAAACGTAAAGAGGTAGCATTAAAAAAATCCATCATACCAGCTTCCCAATTGGAAGCTTCCATTTTATTCGAAAGAACTACTTTTTCATTGGTTGACACCCTAAGGAATAGTACCAGTGGAATTATTGCCGAACACAAACGAAGATCTCCATCCAGATCGGTAATCAATCAGAACAATAGTGTTTACGATGTTGCCCAGGGTTATGAAAAAGCAGGTGCTTGTGGCATGTCTGTTTTGACCGATGGCAAATATTTCGGCGGATCACTTGATGACCTATTGCTAGCGAGAGCTTCTGTCCAAATGCCATTATTGCGCAAGGAATTTGTAGTAGATGAATACCAGATTTTGGAAGCTAAGGCCTATGGTGCCGATGTTATTTTATTGATCGCCTCCATTTTAACTAGGGAACAAATAAAAGCGCTTTCCCAATTTGCCCAAAGCTTGGCACTTAATGTCCTGTTGGAAGTACATAATGAGGAAGAACTGCATAAATCCATAATGCCTAGTTTGGATCTCTTGGGCGTCAACAATAGAAATTTAAAAACTTTTGAGGTGAGCCTAGATACCAGTAAAACCCTTTCTGCCCTTATCCCAGATGATTTTGTAAAAGTCTCTGAAAGCGGAATTAGTTCCGTTGACGCAATAAAGGAGCTACTACCCTATGGATACCAAGGATTTTTGATCGGAGAGAATTTTATGAAGACCGATGATCCTGGAGAGAGTGCTACCCAATTCATAAAGCAGCTAACCTCATGA
- the trpB gene encoding tryptophan synthase subunit beta has protein sequence MNYNVDEKGYYGEFGGAFIPEMLYPNVENLRQQYLKVMAEPSFKAEFDQLLKNYVGRPSPLYFAKRLSEKYNTKIYLKREDLNHTGAHKVNNTVGQILMAKRLGKTRIIAETGAGQHGVATATVCALMGMECIVYMGEIDIARQAPNVARMKMLGAEVRPALSGSRTLKDATNEAIRDWINNPVDTHYIIGSAIGPHPYPDMVTRFQSIISEEIKWQLKEQEGKENPDYVVACVGGGSNAAGTFYHFLHEEEVGIIAVEAAGKGVESGESAATSVLGKEGIIHGCKTLLMQTPDGQITEPYSISAGLDYPGVGPMHAHLYKTGRAEFIPVTDDEAMQAGMELSKLEGIIPAIESSHAFAILKTRAFKPNDVVVINLSGRGDKDLSTYIKYFEL, from the coding sequence ATGAATTACAACGTTGACGAAAAAGGATATTACGGCGAATTTGGAGGGGCATTTATACCCGAAATGCTCTATCCCAATGTAGAAAATCTTAGGCAGCAGTATTTAAAGGTGATGGCAGAACCTTCCTTTAAGGCAGAGTTCGATCAATTATTAAAAAATTATGTAGGTAGACCTTCCCCCTTATATTTCGCCAAACGCCTTTCGGAAAAGTACAACACTAAAATATATTTAAAGCGCGAAGACCTTAACCATACCGGGGCCCATAAGGTTAACAATACGGTAGGGCAGATCTTAATGGCGAAGCGCTTGGGCAAGACTAGGATAATTGCGGAGACTGGTGCAGGACAGCATGGGGTGGCTACTGCTACCGTATGTGCCCTCATGGGTATGGAGTGTATAGTATATATGGGAGAGATTGATATTGCGCGCCAGGCCCCCAATGTGGCTAGAATGAAAATGCTGGGTGCAGAGGTTAGGCCGGCCCTATCTGGGAGTCGGACCCTAAAAGACGCTACCAATGAAGCAATTAGAGATTGGATCAATAATCCTGTGGACACTCATTATATTATAGGTTCTGCCATTGGCCCACACCCTTACCCAGATATGGTCACCAGATTCCAGTCCATTATTTCTGAAGAGATCAAATGGCAGCTAAAAGAACAGGAAGGCAAGGAAAATCCTGATTATGTAGTGGCCTGCGTTGGAGGGGGAAGTAATGCCGCAGGCACCTTCTATCATTTCCTTCACGAAGAGGAAGTGGGTATTATTGCGGTAGAAGCTGCAGGAAAAGGCGTAGAGAGTGGTGAAAGTGCAGCAACATCAGTATTGGGAAAAGAGGGAATTATTCATGGATGCAAAACTCTTCTGATGCAGACTCCTGATGGACAGATTACAGAGCCCTATTCTATCTCTGCCGGATTAGACTATCCAGGTGTTGGACCTATGCATGCCCATCTGTATAAAACTGGGAGGGCAGAATTTATCCCAGTAACAGATGACGAGGCCATGCAAGCGGGAATGGAACTCTCTAAATTGGAAGGTATAATTCCGGCAATAGAATCGTCCCACGCCTTTGCTATTTTAAAAACAAGAGCCTTTAAACCCAATGACGTGGTTGTTATTAACCTTTCTGGACGGGGTGATAAGGATTTAAGTACCTATATAAAATACTTCGAGCTATAA
- a CDS encoding phosphoribosylanthranilate isomerase, which translates to MKLKVCGMKYPDNMLEVASVGPDYMGFIFWEPSSRFFNTTISEIPNHIKKVGVFVDASLEEIINTIKRYNLQAVQLHGKESPDFCKQLKGANKSEINKPKREVEIIKVFSIKDDFNFGQLQAYEAVCDYFLFDTKGKLPGGNGYVFSWEVLKEYPSKKPYFLSGGIGLEETDKLKDFLQRPESKYCYAIDVNSKFETAPGLKEIEKLKEFKKSIE; encoded by the coding sequence ATGAAACTGAAAGTATGTGGTATGAAATACCCAGATAATATGCTGGAAGTAGCCAGCGTAGGTCCAGATTATATGGGTTTTATCTTTTGGGAACCCTCATCCCGTTTTTTTAATACAACTATTTCCGAAATTCCAAATCACATTAAAAAGGTGGGCGTTTTCGTAGATGCCTCATTAGAAGAGATAATAAATACAATAAAGAGATACAATTTGCAGGCAGTTCAGTTGCACGGAAAGGAAAGTCCGGATTTTTGTAAGCAATTAAAGGGGGCCAATAAGTCTGAAATAAACAAGCCCAAGAGGGAAGTAGAAATTATTAAAGTTTTTTCCATAAAGGACGATTTCAATTTTGGTCAACTACAGGCCTATGAGGCAGTATGCGATTATTTTTTATTCGACACTAAAGGGAAGCTACCAGGGGGGAATGGCTATGTATTTAGTTGGGAGGTTCTAAAAGAATACCCTTCAAAAAAACCCTACTTTTTAAGCGGTGGAATAGGACTTGAAGAAACTGATAAACTAAAAGACTTTCTGCAAAGACCAGAATCCAAATACTGTTACGCCATAGATGTAAACAGTAAGTTTGAAACAGCCCCTGGATTAAAAGAAATTGAAAAACTAAAAGAGTTTAAAAAGAGTATTGAGTAG
- the trpD gene encoding anthranilate phosphoribosyltransferase has protein sequence MKEILNKLINHDVLPKEVAKQVLVNIAKGDYNTSQIAAFLTVYMMRSVTIEELEGFRDALLELCLAVDLSAYNPVDLCGTGGDGKDTFNISTLASFVTAGAGIPVTKHGNYGVSSKCGSSNVMEFLGIRFSNDPGFLEKCLVESGICVLHAPLFHPAMKNVAPIRKELAVKTFFNMLGPMVNPAFPKNQMVGVFNLELARMYGYLYQKTDKNFTILHALDGYDEISLTCNTKTITNTSEGMLKPSDFGVDTISATDIVGGDSIEESAQVFMNVLQGKGTAPQNNVVCANAGIAIATVKGISPIEGFEMAKESLVSGKALQALKKLQSLSSN, from the coding sequence ATGAAAGAAATATTAAACAAATTGATCAACCATGATGTACTTCCCAAGGAGGTAGCAAAGCAAGTATTGGTCAATATAGCAAAAGGAGATTATAACACCAGTCAGATTGCGGCATTCCTCACCGTTTATATGATGCGAAGTGTCACCATTGAAGAATTGGAGGGCTTTAGGGATGCATTGTTGGAACTCTGTTTAGCAGTAGACCTTTCAGCCTATAATCCCGTTGACCTTTGCGGCACTGGAGGTGATGGCAAGGATACTTTTAACATCTCTACCCTTGCAAGTTTTGTTACGGCAGGGGCGGGAATACCCGTTACCAAACACGGCAATTATGGGGTGTCGTCAAAATGTGGCAGCAGCAACGTAATGGAATTTTTAGGCATACGTTTCAGCAATGATCCAGGTTTTTTGGAGAAATGTTTGGTGGAAAGTGGAATCTGTGTATTACATGCACCGTTATTTCACCCAGCCATGAAAAATGTAGCCCCCATTCGTAAGGAATTAGCGGTAAAAACGTTTTTCAATATGTTGGGACCCATGGTAAACCCTGCCTTTCCAAAAAATCAAATGGTCGGGGTTTTCAATTTGGAACTCGCCAGAATGTACGGCTATTTATACCAGAAAACGGATAAGAACTTTACTATACTACATGCGTTGGACGGTTATGATGAGATTTCCCTGACCTGCAACACCAAAACGATCACCAATACCTCCGAAGGCATGTTAAAACCTTCCGATTTTGGCGTCGACACCATCTCAGCTACCGATATTGTTGGAGGCGATAGTATAGAGGAATCTGCTCAAGTATTTATGAACGTGCTTCAGGGTAAGGGAACCGCTCCACAGAACAATGTGGTCTGTGCCAATGCCGGTATCGCCATTGCTACCGTAAAGGGAATTAGCCCTATAGAGGGATTTGAGATGGCTAAAGAATCCTTAGTTAGTGGCAAAGCACTACAGGCGCTTAAAAAATTACAATCACTAAGCAGTAATTAA